In Vibrio quintilis, the DNA window AATCAGGACCTGTTGGTGAGTATTACGCTTCAGAATTGGCAGGCAGTAGAAATGTGGTTTGATTCCGCCGACCAGCATATGATTCCGGTTATATAACAAATGATGGGCAGTGATGGTTGCGGCAACATTGTTGCCCGCCTGACTGACAAACTCAGCTGCATCGGCAGTCGTAATATGTTCCAGAACAATTTTCAGCCCCGGAAAGTCCTGAACAACCGGGGTCAGAACTTGTTCTAAAAATATTTTTTCCCGATCAAATATATCGATATCATCGGTTGTAACTTCTCCATGGACAAGCAGTAGCATGCCAGCTTCCTGCATTGCTTCTAAGACCGGATAGATATTTTTTACAGATGTTACCCCTGAATCTGAATTGGTGGTTGCCCCTGCCGGATAGAGTTTTGCGGCGACAATCAGGCCGGATGCTTTGGCCTGTTTAATTTCATCGGGTGTGGTGTTGTCAGTCAGATAAAGAGACATCTGAGGAGAAAATGTTGCAGCCGGACCAGCATTCATGATTCGCTGATGATATTCTGCTGCCAGTTGCGTGGTGGTAATAGGCGGAATCGTATTGGGCATAATCAGCGCCCGGCCATTGTAACGGCTGATATCCCGGACCGTATCAATTAAAACATCGCCATCCCGAAGATGCACGTGCCAGTCGTCAGGCCGGGTGATTGTTAAAGTTGTCATAGAAGATTCCACCATATATGAATTATAAGAAAAACCTGCGCTCAGAGTTCAAAAAAACCGGGCGACAGGATGATAGAAGAAAAAGTAATGGATTTCATCCTTTAATTGCCGGTATGGTTATCTGAATCGACCTGCCTGGCTGCTGCGTATGTGAAGTCGGAAACATGGCAGAGAGAAAATAATAATGAAGCAAAGGAGAAATGATGTTGTTAGCAAAAGTCAGTCAAATCAATGTGTATCCGGTGAAGTCTGCCGGTGGTATCTCAGTTTCTCAGGGATGGGTTGAAAAGCAGGGGCTCGCTTTTGACCGGCGGTTTATGCTGGCATTGCCTGACGGGCAAATGGTCACAGCGAGAACGTTTCCGCAGATGCTGCAGATATCCAGTGTCATTGTGTCTGACGGGCTGCGTTTCAGTATGAAGGATATGCCGGCTTTGCATCTGCGTTATCAGGATTTCAAAATGCAGGAAGTTGACAGTACGGTCTGGAACGATACGTTCACCGCTTATACCACCACCGATGAAGCCAATGACTGGTTCAGCCGGATTACCGGCAGGCACGTGGAACTTTTATTTACCGGCGAAACTTCAAATCGTTACCGGAAAAAAATCGGACATGAGGTCAGTTTTGCGGATGGCTATCCGTTATTGTTGATCAGTGAAGCCTCACTGGCTGCATTAAATGAGCGAAGCGCTGAGCATCATTGCATGTCTCAGTTCAGAACAAATCTTGTGGTGTCAGGTACAGAACCTTTTGCGGAAGATGGCTGGAAACGGATCCGTATTGGTGAGGTTGAATTCGACATCGTGAAGCCATGTGAACGATGTATTATGACGACTGTTGATCCGGCCACTGGTCAACCGAGGCCGACAAAAGAGCCGCTCCGGACGCTGTCTCAATTCAGAGCCAATGAATCAGGTGGCGTGTTTTTCGGACAGAATCTGGTCGCAAAAAATGAAGGTATAATCCGGGCTGATGATAGTGTGGAAGTGCTGGAATATCAGGAAAAAACCATTTATCCGGACCGGAAGGAGCAGCGGGTACTTGAGTGTGTCAGCCGGGAAGAGATTGCCCGTGATTTCGTGACTTTCTGGTTGTCCGCCCGGCAGGGGACAATGGCTGAATATTTTCCCGGACAGTTTATCTCTGTCGAATTGATCATTGACGGAGAACCGCAATCCCGCTGTTACACGCTTTCTTCATCACCATCCCGTCCTGACTTGGTGGCAATTTCTGTCAAACGGGTGCAGGACGGCATCGTTTCAAACTGGCTGATCGACCAGTTCCATGCCGGTGATGTGCTGCTGGCCAAAGCTCCGGCGGGCGATTTTCATCTTCCGTCGCAATTATCCCGGCCTCTGTTGTTATTGTCGGCGGGAAGTGGTGTGACGCCGATGTTGTCAATGGTCCGGTATCTCGCAGACAGATCTCAGCTGAATGATGTCGTGTTTTATCATCAGTGCCGTTCTGTGGCAGATATTCCCTGCCGTGATGAGTTACAGGCACTCCGGCAACAGCATCCCGGATTACGGGTGATATTCTCGCTGACTCAGCCTCCGGTTGACTGGTTCGGACTGAAAGGACGGTTTTCATCTGCACACATGCGTCAGATTCCGGAGCTGGCGCAAAGAGAAGTGTTCATTTGCGGCCCGGAAGGATTTATTGAACAGGCAAAAACATTAGTGACCGGAGCTGGTGTGCCGGAAGATAGCTGTCATCAGGAACTGTTTGCAGTAACTCAGGAACGTTCTTCAGAACCTTATCAGGAACTGATGATTCGTATAAATGATCATCTGATATCCGGGAATAATCAGAAAACGCTGCTGGAGCAGGCGGAAAGTCAGGATGTTTCAATCCCCAACAGCTGTCGTGCCGGTTTGTGTGGTGCCTGCAGAGTAAAAATCGATAAGGGGCAGGTCAGACAGGAAAGCTCACCTGCACTTGATGCGCTTGCAGCTGATCAGGGGATCGTTCTCGCTTGTTGCTGTATTCCTGAAACCGATATTGAAGTGAGTTTCTGAGTCGTGCGCAGCCTTTCCCGGGGAACTGCTTCCGGGGAAAGGTGTTCCCGGGAAAACTACCTTTCAGAGGCGTTATTCTCCGAGGAGCGACCGGCGCATATGCTGGTATTGCTTTAATTGTCCTTCAAACAGCTTTTGAGCAATCAGGTCCGGGCTGCTGCCGGATAGCTTCATTTTCTGTGCTTCCCTGATGAGCAAAGCAAGGTGGATATCCGGTGACACACTGTTTTTCTCTGCACTGTTTTCAGACTGCCATTGCAGAACCTGTTTGGTTTGAGAAGCTGGTAACGCCGGGGTGGATTGCCGGATTTCATCTTTCAGGACTGCAGTCAAATGCGGAAACACGGCTTCCTCTCTGGTGCAGCTTCTCAGACGATGAAGCAGTGATAGGCACAAACCGGACGGTGATACATAACCAGCCTGAGACGGAAAATCTTCTGCTAACCGGGCTGAAAATTCAACATGTATTCCCCTGGTTCCCGGCAGAAATGTCAGTGCAT includes these proteins:
- the pyrC gene encoding dihydroorotase, which translates into the protein MTTLTITRPDDWHVHLRDGDVLIDTVRDISRYNGRALIMPNTIPPITTTQLAAEYHQRIMNAGPAATFSPQMSLYLTDNTTPDEIKQAKASGLIVAAKLYPAGATTNSDSGVTSVKNIYPVLEAMQEAGMLLLVHGEVTTDDIDIFDREKIFLEQVLTPVVQDFPGLKIVLEHITTADAAEFVSQAGNNVAATITAHHLLYNRNHMLVGGIKPHFYCLPILKRNTHQQVLIQAATSGNPKFFLGTDSAPHAKHKKETACGCAGSYTAHAAIELYAEVFDQAGKLDRLEGFSSHFGPDFYGLPRNSDTITLVKESWPVPETMPFGNDIVVPVRGGEEILWKVR
- a CDS encoding hybrid-cluster NAD(P)-dependent oxidoreductase gives rise to the protein MLLAKVSQINVYPVKSAGGISVSQGWVEKQGLAFDRRFMLALPDGQMVTARTFPQMLQISSVIVSDGLRFSMKDMPALHLRYQDFKMQEVDSTVWNDTFTAYTTTDEANDWFSRITGRHVELLFTGETSNRYRKKIGHEVSFADGYPLLLISEASLAALNERSAEHHCMSQFRTNLVVSGTEPFAEDGWKRIRIGEVEFDIVKPCERCIMTTVDPATGQPRPTKEPLRTLSQFRANESGGVFFGQNLVAKNEGIIRADDSVEVLEYQEKTIYPDRKEQRVLECVSREEIARDFVTFWLSARQGTMAEYFPGQFISVELIIDGEPQSRCYTLSSSPSRPDLVAISVKRVQDGIVSNWLIDQFHAGDVLLAKAPAGDFHLPSQLSRPLLLLSAGSGVTPMLSMVRYLADRSQLNDVVFYHQCRSVADIPCRDELQALRQQHPGLRVIFSLTQPPVDWFGLKGRFSSAHMRQIPELAQREVFICGPEGFIEQAKTLVTGAGVPEDSCHQELFAVTQERSSEPYQELMIRINDHLISGNNQKTLLEQAESQDVSIPNSCRAGLCGACRVKIDKGQVRQESSPALDALAADQGIVLACCCIPETDIEVSF
- a CDS encoding cupin domain-containing protein; protein product: MHYAIQSEFFQKDFLHFTARKKSLKHQFFLIEEGMLLLRLGKYEYIVSSGQAVWIPFRCLNALTFLPGTRGIHVEFSARLAEDFPSQAGYVSPSGLCLSLLHRLRSCTREEAVFPHLTAVLKDEIRQSTPALPASQTKQVLQWQSENSAEKNSVSPDIHLALLIREAQKMKLSGSSPDLIAQKLFEGQLKQYQHMRRSLLGE